Within Cydia pomonella isolate Wapato2018A chromosome 26, ilCydPomo1, whole genome shotgun sequence, the genomic segment acaCACCAGTTGCTCCAaccatgaaaataaaaaacaaacgtttaacaaaaacaacacaaacacCAACTACTTCTACGCAGTGAAACCAGACTCTGACCACGTTAAAGGGCGCCAATGAAGCGGTTATTGGGTGTGggtaatttcaaaataaacaccAACGCTTACaaattactaattatattttaacacaaaaaaaaaatggaaaaaaaaactgagcGGAGGTCGTGGTAAGGTCCGTTAGGTTATCAATAAGCCTGTCTGATTTCACTGACGTAGTAGGGTACTCCCCTGACGTGGCAAGGTGAACGAGCAGGGCCCGGGTCGGTCGTCGGGACGTCTCGGGAAGCGCCGAGGTCAGCTGGTGGGTGGATCGAGGAAGACTCTGGCTGGCTTCCTTCTCTGCGGCCGGATCAGCAGGTCCCTCCTGCCGCCGCCGTAGGCTTACGCCGTATAAATGCACCCTGGAATTTACGTCGTCCAGCTTTAGGTCCGTGTATTAAATGGCCGCTCGGTATGAAACCCAGTGATGTCGCAAAGCCGTAAGCAAGGGAGTAGCGGCAAGTAGATGGTGGGTGTTCATAACCAGAACGGAGTTACAGCGTGGCAAGTACCAAAAGCATAGTGCAAGCCTTGGaaattaatattacaataaGAGGAATTTACTAATATGGTAAGAGTGCATTCGAGCTAAGCTTGAGATGTAGGCTATTAATTCTCTAGAGTTAATTAACTCTCTTGGCCGAATGTATGAGGCGCCATTTTGTAACGGTACTTTTTATGGTACGCCGCAACGGCTACGAGCAGTACATAGTAGAAATGATATTTAATGCTTAAATTAGGCAATAAACAAttagaaaaataacattataggACAATTAGAACACTAGCACTTCCTTAAAACTAGGTAACGTTCAACACTTACCCTTAACCGGGGTGCACAACGGAAAATACGTTATTTGACTAGTTCGTTAGGTAGCTCATTACTGCGAACTAAGTATTTAGAAAAAGAATTAAATTGTCCACGGCGAACACTGccgattaaaatataaaacttgaaATCGAACCGGCGCGTGAGACGACACGGCACAAGGCTCGTGAACGCGACCGGCAACGTCCGTCCTTTAAGACGATTGCGCGCAGAGTGAGGAGCGGAGATATATGGCCAGCGCTATAAGAATGTTCGCGAGAGTAAAACTGCTGACGCAAGTAGTTCGGCCGAGAGTACACTCGCGCGCATTATGTtgcattatttaaaacaaattaacatattggtttaagacctataatatttattatttaaagtattagaTGAGATTGAGATTACGATTAATTTAATACCTATAGTAACGTGCATCGTTacagcatatggacgcctgcaactccagaggtgttacatacgcgttgccgaccctttaaaaacctgtaaactccttttttgaagaacctcataccgTAGaccgggaaaacctcggcaggtacctcattccacaaccggagttcatagttagtatttcgctcgcgttggtgtggtgaatttttttgtttcactcggaggcactTTGTTTAACCCACGAGCCTTGAAATATCAATTCGaactactcgctacgctcgtggttcaattttggaatctttcttTGGCCgtatatcaatattagcacgagggtttaaataacaactttgcccccttgtgaaACAAATAAGTAACTATTATTATGCTAGGGtagttttctaaataaaacttattttactgtaggtatttttttattttaaaacgtcaCTTGtttatcactaatcaattgcTACGAGTACAATCAACGATATAAAAAATGTCTATACACTTTTTTAACTCGAACATGTAACGAAAAGTCTGATATGTAACACATAAGCtgcatattatattttactagGTTCAATCTTTGTTCTTACTAACTTCAGATTCTTCTTCCATGCATACATCATTACTCTCAATAATTTCTTTCTTTACATCTATTTCAATATAGATTTCATTTATTCCATCTTTACTATCTTTAGGTCTCTTTCGTCTATTTGAACCTATTTCAACTGTTTCTTCACCTATAAAATCATGTTCATGTCCATCTTCATTGTCAAGTGAAACTTCATTTTTGCTTTGTCTTTTACTGACTCTAGCTTTCTTAGGTTTTCTGTTAGCATACACTTTAACTTtccttttattattaaaattagattcAATTGTATCTTCAGCTACTTTTATAACTTCAGTTTCATTCGTATCATCATCGAATAGCCTAACATCATTTGGATTAACTTTTTCAGGTGTTGGTAACTcacgttcaattttaataactATAGTATTTTCTTCACTCTCTTTACTATTATTTTCTTGATTTTCATAATCATCAGTAACGATGATAAGCGAATCCTGAGCTGCTTTGACAACACTAACAAACTCTGCTATCTCTTGTAACTTAACATCACAATGTCTACAAACAGTATTTGGCAGGTAATCATTACTAAAGTCTAGGTTTACACAAATACCGTTTAAGGTAAAGTCGGTCTTATGGTTATTGACGTAAGGCTTGTTATCGGTGATATAAAGGCAGGTATTGGAGAAATCGCCGCAGAAGCGACACTGCTCGAGGCGGGACACTAATGGGACCCATTCGTCATTGGTCACTTCATGATCTGaaagttgaaaatatttgtgttagacgaccggtttggcctagtgggtagtgaccctgcctacgaagctgatggtcccgggttcaaatcctggtaagggcatttattcgtgtgatgagcatggatatttgttcctgagtcatgggtgttttctatgtatttaagtatttataaatatttatatattatatatatcgttgtctaagtaccctcaatacaagccttattgagcttactgtgggacttagtcaatttgtgtaataatgtcctataatattaaaaaaaaaaaaaaaaaaaaaaattgtgttccaaagGAGTAAAAGTAGGACAtcgcgtgccgcgtgtaaaattgttacccgagacgaaggcgagggtggcaaacacgcggaaTGGAAaatcctacttttcctcccatggtgcgcatactatttttct encodes:
- the LOC133532185 gene encoding uncharacterized protein LOC133532185 codes for the protein MPTCVIRWCSNYPNIANKAAGVTYHSFPSKEPIREKWTKIIRKQRSDPDWMPSINSRVCSQHFEEKDKYFTQKGIAKLHSTAVPVLKMSKQDARSVPSKVPETFPWQDHDSSDHEVTNDEWVPLVSRLEQCRFCGDFSNTCLYITDNKPYVNNHKTDFTLNGICVNLDFSNDYLPNTVCRHCDVKLQEIAEFVSVVKAAQDSLIIVTDDYENQENNSKESEENTIVIKIERELPTPEKVNPNDVRLFDDDTNETEVIKVAEDTIESNFNNKRKVKVYANRKPKKARVSKRQSKNEVSLDNEDGHEHDFIGEETVEIGSNRRKRPKDSKDGINEIYIEIDVKKEIIESNDVCMEEESEVSKNKD